ACAGTCCAAGCCACTCTCCTCAGGCTTTGAGTGCTAAGTCCGGGTCTGGCGGTGAGCAAGCCTCATACCCAACCTTGTCATCTTTCCTTCGATAGTCCGGGTCTGGCGGTGAGCAAGCCTCATACCCAACCTTGTCATCTTTCCTTCGATAGTACATTCTTGTCAGCACTGTCATCAGGAAGGTCTCCAGTATGAGCATGTGGCAGTTCATCACTGCAGTGTGGGGCAAAACATGACAAGAAGTTATGTCCTGCTACAGAGGAAGGGTCCACAGCAGCCTTAGCAAGCAAGCTGAAAGGCTCCAGTTTACCTCCAAACCAGGACCTAGAGATACTAAACTCTCGTGGAGTGAGCAGATTAATGGTAGCCAGAACTtggctctggcttctgtgatcTAAGACCAGTCCATGTGTTTACTCGGCCGAGTCTGCTTCCTAACCATACCCAGTCCTGTCCCAAGATGAGGACTGAACTTCTTGGTTTGGCCATTAGGACTGGCCTCAAGCTGGGGACATTGACATTCTCTGTGGTCAGAGAGGAAAGAGTAGTGGTCTCCAAGCCTCTGCCTGATTTCTTGGATCCTTCCTGAACATTCTGGGCAGACATCAGGCTGGCCCAACTTCTAAGATCCTTTCTCCCCTGATCTGCGTTCAGTCTCGCCCGCAAGACAGAAAAGAGCCTAAGTGCTTACCTTGAGACCTGATTTTAGAAGAATAGGGAGGTGAGCAAGCAATCTGCCCGCTGTTAGCCAAGATGGAGAAAATGGCGGGCTGCAGAGCGGTCAGAATGACAAGCACCTGCAGAGtagaagagatgggggaggggctgacaCCTGCCACTCCTGGTCCTGAGGTCGGTGCAGATTAGGCATACCATTAGATATGTTAGTGGGGTTAACAGAGAACTGTGTTAACTGAGAACTAAGACTTAAGCTTTATTGAAAATTGGTGCATCTTTAGGCAAATTATAATCCAGTTTCTGCCTCATATTCACTAGGGTTgctcgtttaaaaaaaaaaaaaaacttatctccCTCTTTCATGGCCACCATCAGATACCCAGTAGCATCTAGCACATAAAAGAGATTAGAGACAAAGTCATGTGATGTAGGCAAAGGTTGGAGAGATACAAGAAAAGGCCAAGGAAGGACCACTGTGGATTGCTGGTCAATTCTAGAGAGGAAGTGGCAAGCTGGGTTCTCCCAGACAGGTACTAGAGAGATTATAGCCCTGCCTGCATTTTGATTTTGGGTTTCCAGGTTATAGATCTGTGGAACAAtacatttctgtcattttaaGCCTGGTTGGTGGTACTGTGGTACAGAaaggcaaacaaaataaagataaaatagaggGGGTGGAGATAACATTCCAAATCTCCCAGGAAACCCAAAAGTTAAGACTGTTgggtctgcctttgcctctggtgGTCCTAACCCCAGTCATTTGTTGGCAAGCAGTGTTTCTGGCAGGTAGTTACCTGGAACAGAGCAAACTTGGATCCCATATTCTGTTCACCCAGGTGCATCCTGGCCTGACGGAAAAGGATGGCCAAGGACCAGAGAGCCAAAAGAGTAGACACAGCAAGGAAATTGTTGATCCAGAGAGCTGCGCTCTTCTCAGAAATCTGTGACGGGCCAGATAGCGGTCAGGAAGacaaatgctttctgttttccctctTCCACATGAAGAAAGCTGATATGAAAGTTCCAAAGCCTGGATTTCATCTCTTCCCACTATATTCTCTGGGCTGCTACTCTCCAATGGCCACCCAACCCTTGCCCCCATGTTGCTAGTACTCAGATATTAATTGCAGAACCCAAAGATAAGTGTTAGATTTTGCTGCTGTCTCCTGGCTTACTTCTGCTGGGTCATAGATGCCATCAGGAATGAGAAACAGGCCCACTATGTTCAGCAGTATCTTGAAGAAGGCATACTGGAAAGGGCCCAACATGAGCAGCTGTAGCTTCTtcctgagggaggaagagagtggaTCCATAAACCACATACCCTAAAGAAGCTTAGTCCCTGCACCCAGCTCCTGGGCTAAGGCTGGGCTCCCATCATGACAAAAAAATGTCTTGTGAATGAAGGCAAGGTAGAGAATGTTGGGAGCCCTAGGAATGCCCCTTGTCCCTAATGATGCCTTGTGAGCAAGAACCCTAAGTATTGACTTCAAGTTCATTACTCAAAGTAGGCAGAAGGGCAAGCAAGCACCCAAAGGTACAGTTTTCTCTTTGCCACTAAAGTATGCAGTGCAAGCTGGGTGTGATAGAACAcacctttacttccagcactcagaggcagaggcaggtggatctctgtgagttcaaggtcagcctggtctacagagttccatgACAGTTCCATGTCTCTACATAGTAGAGacaacttgtctcaaaacaaaacaaaacaaaacaaaagtaaatgaataagcaGGGCAGTGAGCTGAAACTTAaaaattctttctcctttcccctctcccctggGGCTGGGTCCCCATGTTTGGGGTTCCTGGCTGTGGGTGCCTACATTTACTGTTGGCTTTGCCCTATACAGGCCTAATTCCAAGAGCCTTGAAATAGGATTATGGAGCCTCTTGGCTCACTTGTCCCTCTGGGATGCCCCTCTCCTGCTTTACCTGGTAAGTATGAGGGGtgggcagcagggacagcagcagcagcagggacctGTGTGCACCCTCATTGGGGTGTCCTGCAGTGTCCTCAATACTGCTTCCTTCCCACCAAAGCCTTCCACCATGACCATCATCAGCAAGTAAAAGCATACGGCATAAAACCTGGGAGGAAAAAGCCAGTACATGGATGGGAACACCCGGGTACACACCTTTGctacaaaagagaaacatttcaggggctggagagatggctcagtggttaagagcaccgactgctcttccagaggccctgagttcaattcccagcaaccacatggtgactaacaaccatctgtaataggatccgatgccctcttccggtgtgtctgaagagagcaatggtgtactcatatacattaaaataaataaatctttttttttttttttaaaggaaggtttCAGGGAGAGGTGAGGTTCAACGAGAGAAACTGGGCACAAGCAGAATCCAAGAGCCTCATTTTAGGACAGGCCGGCAAGAGCTAGATTCATATCAATGGGGCTTAAAGGCATGGACTGGGGAGGCTTGGGAGTCAGAAAGAGACCCCAAAGTAATGCTTATCCCTAGTGGTTGGGGTGGGGCTAGGCACTCACGAGGTTATGGCCATTTCCACAAGTGTGAGGGAGCGTGGGATCCAGAGACCAAAGCAGCAGAACACAGACACCACCTGATCACAGAAGAGCAGGATGCAGGTTAAGGCAGGAGTGAGAGCATCCAAGCTTCTGGTAGCAAGAGCTCAAAGAAGCCAGACCTGTGTGTTTAAAGCCCAGGCCCTTCCACTTAATAGCTGCTGGGTCAGTGGTGGAGCAAGGACAGGGCCCTGGGCTCTGCACCCAAGGCCAACAAAAAGAACCAGGActcagatggctcagcatgtaaaggtgATTCCAGTGAAAACCTGGCAACCCCAGTTCAGTCTCCAGAAGCCACATAAGAGTGGGACAGGAGAACTGACGCCACAACTTTGTCTTCTGACCTGTACACGTGAGCTGTGGCACACATGCTCCCCCATCATGGGCACATacactactactaataataaataattagtaataatagtaatacatttttaaaagaaacaaattccaactggaaaagtgaataaattaaatccAAGTTCCATGTGATGCTTGCTGCATAGGTAACTTTAAAAGGGCTTAGAGCTGCCagagctgtggctcagtggcagagtgtcCAGTACAAACAAGgggaacaaagaacaaaagcaggCCCACAGCAAAAGGGCAGCATTGAGTGTGACCCTGTGGAAGCAAATGTCTGTATTGGAAGGCGGCCTGCTTTAGCAGCAGTCGTAGTGATGGGAAAAGGAAAGGCAACTCCTGGGTCCTCAGTGATTTGCTGTCTCTACAGCTCTTTAAATGGAATACTTCACCCACTGGTTGGCCTTGCAAACAGGTGGGAATCAGTTCACATCACCAGTGCTACACAGTCCTGGTAGGAAACTCTGTTCTGGAACAAACGAATTTAGGAGAACTCTCAAGACAGCCTGCCCCCTCTCCAGTCCCTCTCCAGTCCAGGCTCCAGCATCCTCACCGTGGGTGCAGAGCTACTCCAGATCAGAGTCCTCTTCTTGATGGGGCAAAGGGTGTTCTTGTATAGGTAAATAGCATCCTCCAGAAAAATGGCAACTGAGCCAGTGGTAAGAAAGGTCAAGATGATGGTGAGGGCAATTTCCACTGGGCCCAATTCTAGAGGAGAAGGGAAGCAGGTGCCAATGAATTAGAGGGCAGATGTATTCCAAGAATGCCAACAAGTTGTTAAACACCAAATAAAGTCCGAGGATGAAtggtgtgtgtgattgtgtgttttgagacaagatctcactgtgtacccctggctaGCTTGGAATTGAAATTCaatatgtagagcaggctagacttgaactcacagagacccttctgcctctggctCACAAATcttgagattaaaagtatgtgccaccatgtctggccctACAAAGGTTCTacatgtttagaaatattttagaaatagaaaatatcatcctgagtgaggtaacccagacccagaaagacaaacatggtatgtactcacttataagcagatattagctGTAAACTAAACTATAATGATGCTACAATCTATaggcccaaagaagctaaataacaatgAGGACCCAAGAGGGGGAAACATGAATCTAGGTACTTGGTAAGAGAAGAGAGGACAGCCTGccaaggcctctgcttcagccATGGAGGTAAGTAAtatgaaagaagccaggcagtggtggtgcatgcctttaattccagctcttaggaggcagagacaggcagatttctgagtttgaggccagcctggtctacagagtgagttccaggagagccagggctatacagagaaaccttgtctcaaaaacaaaacaaaacaaaacaaaagaaaaagaaagatgtaaagaatctcgcatatatatacacacacatatgtacacacacacacacacacacaaacacatacatatatatagtaaccaatagctcaggctctaagatcaacaataactGGGCAacaggaaactgaaaagcttctgtaaagcaaaggacacagtcaaaaagacaaaacaacagtcTACAAAGTGGAAAACCCCTACAtatgacagagggctaatatacaaaatacacaaagaacttaagaaactaaacatcaaaaaatcaaataacccaattaaaaatagtacagatctaaacagaactctcaatagaggaatctctaatggccgagaagcacttaaagaaatattcaacgtCCTTAgccatcaaagaaatgcaaatcaaaatgccTCTGAGAGTCCATCTTACACCCaccagaatgactaaaatcaaaaactcaagccacagctcatgctggcaaggatgtggagcaaggggaacactactccattgctggtgggagtgcaaacttgtacaaccactctggaaatcagtctggtgttttgtcagaaaattgggaatcaatctaccttaagatccagctataccactcctgggcatatacccaaagcacaaggacacttgctcaactatgtttatagcagccttattcataatagccagaatctagaaacaacctagatgtcgtTCCAAagaatggattaagaaaatgtggtacatttacataatggagtattactcaataTTAAACacaatgatatcatgaaatttgcaggcaaatagatggaactagaaaagatcatcctgagtgaggtaacccagacccagaaagacaaacatggtatatacccacgtataaatggatattagccataaagtaaatGATAACGATGCTAACAACCCATAGACCAAAGAAtctaaataacaaggaggactCAAACACATGAAGCTCACTAAGAAGGGGGAATAGAATAGACATTATGGGTGGACAGGAGGTAGGGACTGAAGGGCAATGGGGGGTAGGGATGGGGATAGGAGGGATTCCGTGtggggaggatgaagaagagagtACTGAAAGAGACAACTGAAACCAGTAAGGCGGCGGAGTggagcatctctgggactagctatAAACCTAGGGTGATGGAAGCTCAGGAATCTGAGGGTAACTCTAGCAGTGGGAGATATgcagcctgaaccagccatctacTGTAACCAAGCAATATAGCCAATgaagggattgggacaccaacccagccacaaatccTTCAACCTATAGTTTTTCCTGCTAACAAGATGTGCTGAGGTAATGATGGTGCAGAAATTGTgtgagtggccaaccaatgattggtcCAGCTTGTGAGTTCCATGCCacgagagggagcccacccctgtttatgatattctgctatacttgcagagaggagcctagcataaccTTAACTGACTGGTGTTTGACATGCTTTTTAGAAACCTCAGCTACAGcctgggcagtggcagcacaggcctttataatcccagcagaagcagaaagacagaggggcagggggcagaggggcagagaagcagagaaacacagaggcagagatatAGAGATCTCTGttagtttaaagccagcctggtctacagactgagttccaggacaaccagtgctacacagagaaacccccatctcaaaaaaagcaaacaaaacaagaagaaaagaaaagagaaaagaaaagaagagaaaagaaagcccaGCCTCATTCCTGTTGCCATGGTCCACCCTGTCTACCACTGCCTGCAAActccttcctcctgccttgcATCTTGCTGATACCCAGAAAATTATGTCTATAGAAGTCTCTAGTAACTTGCACTTTGCGCCACTCTGGCATTGTATGCCTTTGCCTTCATCTTTAGATATATCCCTTTGGGTTTGTGGCCATTTCTCAAACAGTAGGATTGGATCTTTTCAAAACAACGTGGTTTCAAGATCATTTATTTATGacactggaaattgaacctacaAATTTATCTTTATGATTGGAAACAGAGAACAGTTTCTTAAAACATAAGAAAGGGCTCGTGAGCTGGTGCAGCAGGTAACagggcttgccatgcaagcctggagACCCAAGCTGGATCCAGTGGTGTGCATCTGAAACCTCAGCACTCCCATCAGGAGGTGGGAGGCAGCTCTGCTTCCGGAgtcttctgctctgctctgctctgtctgcCCTATCAGGACATGTGGTCTCTTACACACTAGAcgggtgctctaccactgagctatactgcCGCACTCttctttagaggaaaaaaaaacaaacttttaagacagaatctaagttgcccaggctgacctagaacttccaagtctcctgcctctgcctcctaagtagcCGAGATGACGCACTTGGATTACTGAGCCCATATGGGCTTCTTTTATGAAATAGTTAGCTGTATATATGAGTCCCACCCCATGACCAACCTTTTGTTGGCTCGAGGTTTGAAATTACCTTTTCTGTGCCTGTGTATTACCTTTGACTTTGTATGTGGTGCCTTTTGTTGTCTatacagcaaagaaagaaaggaagaaagaaagaaaggaagaaaggaaggaagaaagaaagaaagaaaggaaggaaggaaggaaggaaggaaggaaggaagaaagaaagccctGTATTTACCTCATATAGTTAATGATCACAATCGACTATGCTCATGATTGTTTGTGCTTtcgagtgtgcctgtgtgtattcaaacgtgtgtgtgtgtgtgtgcatacctgtgtgcatgtgtacacttgcatgtgcatgtgtgtgcgcgcctatgtgagtgcatatgtgcatttgaatgtgcatgtgtgtgcatgtgtgcacacatgtgtgcttgtgagtgtctgtgtgctcatgtgtgcacacatgtgtgcctgtgtgtgtgcattgtgtgtacatgcgtgtgcatgtctcctccatcctcttctatgtgtatatacatacatgtgatcGTGGCTGCACATGCCAAGGTACACATGCGAAGCTGAGAAGACGCCTCTCATGAGTCAGTTTGACTGgttcaaggcagggtctctcctaTTCCTGCTACAGCACTGCTGGTTCCAGGTTAGCTGGTGGGTGAACTGTCAAGCCGGtgtcctgcctcccctcccatctaCAGCAGAAGTGTGCCATGactacagacacacaccaccTCATCagcctttgtttatttgtttatttgttttgagacagggtttctctgtgtagccctggctgtcctggaaactcactctgtagaccaggctggctgcgaactcagaaatccgcctgcatctgcctcccaagtgctgggattaaaggcgtgtgtcaccactgtccagccagcctttttatttttgtgatacaggtcctgagaaccaaactcaggtcttcaggcttgggcCACAAGCACTCCCCcatccccgctgagccatctcatgggccctttcttaaataagaaattatttgCTATTTCTAATCATACAGacaatttctaattttttgtaaaaaaaaatagtttgcacTTTATGTTTATGACCTCAATCTGACTAAATTAAAGCTAATTTCCTGTGAATGTATTTCCTTGAACATAGCTGCTTCCTGCACCTCTTCCTAGGAGCCCACGCCACAGCATCCTTTTGTGTGGACCTCCATGGAGGTCTGGCGCTGCCTGTGGACCCTCTGCTTGGTTGTTGTTTTCCTCCTGGCCCTTTGCCACGGGGACTTAATTGCTTCAACTGCCACAACCTATCACAAGCTTCCATTGCTGGCAGCCCAGCCTCCCCTCACACCTTCCCTAAGTCATCCTGGCTCTTCTAgataaacatttatttaggtcAGTttaattaaggggaaaaaaattaaagattataaCTGGAATCATATCAGAAACTCTAAAAAACCTGGTTATTGAAAGCATTAATAGTTCTATAATAGCTTTTTTAAATCACTTAAGAAACAAAGAAGTGCCCAGGTgatggtggggcatgcctttaatcccagcatgccaaggaggaagcagggagatctctgaattccaggacagtcagggctacacagagaccctgtctcaaaaacaaccaaaatagcTGAATaagtggccaggcagtgatggcacacacctttaaccccagcacttgggaggcagagacaggtggatttctgagttcgagggcagcctggtctacagagtgagttacaggacagccagggctatacaaagaaatcctgtctcaaaaaacccaataaacaaacaaacaaacaaacaaatgagtgggaggaggaggagaagaagaaggagaagaagaagaagaagaagaagaagaagaagaagaagaagaagaagaagaagaagaagaagaagaagaagaagaagaagcaacagcagcagcagcagcagcagctggaaggggtctccttcttcctctctaaaTCCCCTGCTGGTAATTGCCACTGCTAGAATCATACTCTCCTGTCTAAATATTTACTAGGGCTCCTGCTCCCTTGGGCTGGTTATATTTTCCATGAGTTTCTTTCCTGCTGCCCTGGCTTAGCTAAATAGGGTCAACAACCGCTCTGTTATCTCCCAGCTTCTCCGAGGCTCCCTAAcacccccgcccccccacccAGTCATTCTGATTACTGATTAATGGTCCTTGAACACTCCTCCATCCAGCCCTTCCCAGTCTTATAGTTCGCACTACTGGTTCTGTCTTGAGGATAAAGTACAGCCCTGGGGCTTGACCCCATTCAGGCCCCACCCCACCTGCCCAACCCTCAATTGCCTCAACATCCTCCACTAGTAACCTTTGACCTTGCCAGATTCAGCTTCTCAGTGTGGGGATTCAACTGGTTCATTCCTTCATCACCCCCATCCCAGGAATGCCATCACCTACTCTGCACTACCCAGATTTCTCCTGCTCCGGCCTCACCAGAAGGCCTGTCTGACTACGagacggggggaggggggggggggtatgGGGGGGGTGGAGGTTGTTAACCTGCTTCTGAATCCTCTCGGGTTCTCCCTGCACATGTGGTGGCAAGGTGACCTGAGAATTGGCGCTGTGTGACATAAGGCTTCAGAGCCCGGAGTACCACTGACACTTTTGACTTTAAGGTCTGTGCTGTGCCCTGCAAGTGGTTCAGTGGCCTCCTTGGCCTCTATATATTAGATGTCAAGGACAGGCAACCGCAGagcagaggtggtgcatgcctttaatcccagcacttgggaggcagagacaggcagatttctgagttcgaggccagcctggtctacagagtgagttccaggacagccagggctacacagagaaaccctgtcttgaaaaaacaaaaaaacaaaaaaacaaaaaaacaaaaacaaaacaaaaaaaggacagGCAACCTCCAGTGTGGCCACTCAAACTGTCTGCAGACATGCCGGATACCTCCCGGGCTGAGGTCTGCTGGTGTAAGATGCCGCTTGTATGACTCGATAGCTCTACTCTCTAAATAGGAGGTGCTGTAGCAGCCACCTGCTGGCACTTACTTCCAGAGTGCCTCTAGGTATCTCTGGACATCAGCAGTTGATAACAGTCTGACTCAGAGCATCTTCCTTAGCTTAAGAACCTGGCTGCATCTGTTTCCCACTGCACAGGATCACACCCCCTTGCTTAGGAGAAATCCACTTTGGAAGGGGCCACCAAGAGTCCCACATCTCAGAAATAGTTAATCATGGTGTAGGGGACAAAATAAAACTGGCCTGAGCATTTTCCCTCCTCCTAGAAGCACACACTGTCACTTTGCTCTCAATTGTTTGGAGGCCCAACTCAGTTCCACACTGTGTCTTCAAAAGCAGTTCTGTACTGGGAAGGCAAGGTTTCAGGTTTACCCAGGTCAAGCCCTCACCTCACAGCAGCCTCTGCAGTGCTATGAACTCTCTTAGGG
This genomic window from Mastomys coucha isolate ucsf_1 unplaced genomic scaffold, UCSF_Mcou_1 pScaffold12, whole genome shotgun sequence contains:
- the Slc51a gene encoding organic solute transporter subunit alpha, which codes for MEPGRTHIKLDPRYTVELLELLETNYSISPACFSHPPTAAQLLRELGPVEIALTIILTFLTTGSVAIFLEDAIYLYKNTLCPIKKRTLIWSSSAPTVVSVFCCFGLWIPRSLTLVEMAITSFYAVCFYLLMMVMVEGFGGKEAVLRTLQDTPMRVHTGPCCCCCPCCPPLILTRKKLQLLMLGPFQYAFFKILLNIVGLFLIPDGIYDPAEISEKSAALWINNFLAVSTLLALWSLAILFRQARMHLGEQNMGSKFALFQVLVILTALQPAIFSILANSGQIACSPPYSSKIRSQVMNCHMLILETFLMTVLTRMYYRRKDDKVGYEACSPPDPDLALKA